One genomic region from Evansella sp. LMS18 encodes:
- a CDS encoding VOC family protein, whose translation MIKKTEHVALIVTDMDRSIEYYSAMFDFEVRARGASPKREMVFLKHKNQPGFEIELIKDLVPLGSYSEKGIVNHLAFTVDNIHEAISYYRDKGITFNSEQPNTAIDGAKTIFFNGPDHELLQLVQPNRQ comes from the coding sequence ATGATCAAAAAAACAGAACATGTAGCGTTGATTGTCACTGATATGGATCGTTCTATCGAATATTATTCAGCTATGTTTGACTTTGAAGTAAGAGCAAGAGGGGCGAGCCCTAAAAGGGAAATGGTATTTTTAAAGCATAAAAACCAGCCGGGTTTTGAAATTGAACTCATTAAGGATCTTGTGCCTTTAGGCAGCTATTCCGAGAAAGGGATTGTAAACCATCTTGCCTTTACTGTAGATAATATACACGAAGCAATAAGTTATTATCGTGATAAGGGAATTACCTTTAACTCGGAACAGCCGAACACGGCAATAGATGGAGCGAAAACGATTTTCTTTAACGGTCCGGATCATGAGCTGCTTCAGCTTGTTCAGCCGAACCGACAGTAG